One Pongo abelii isolate AG06213 chromosome 12, NHGRI_mPonAbe1-v2.0_pri, whole genome shotgun sequence DNA segment encodes these proteins:
- the MCFD2 gene encoding multiple coagulation factor deficiency protein 2 homolog isoform X4 — protein MEHLEGVINKPEAEMSPQELQLHYFKMHDYDGNNLLDGLELSTAITHVHKEEGSEQAPLMSEDELINIIDGVLRDDDKNNDGYIDYAEFAKSLQ, from the exons ATGGAGCATCTAGAAGGTGTCATCAACAAACCAGAGGCGGAGATGTCACCACAAGAATTGCAGCTCCATTACTTCAAAATGCATGATTATGATGGCAATAATTTGCTTGATGGCTTAGAACTCTCCACAGCCATCACTCATGTCCATAAGGAG GAAGGGAGTGAACAGGCACCACTAATGAGCGAAGATGAACTGATTAACATAATAGATGGTGTTTTGAGAGATGATGACAAGAACAATGATGGATACATTGACTATGCTGAATTTGCAAAATCACTGCAGTAG
- the MCFD2 gene encoding multiple coagulation factor deficiency protein 2 homolog isoform X3 yields MGGRQGARVRKAGRGGAGRSRGRAFWGRGLVRLTLEGFASASETVRILMTMRSLLRTPFLCGLLWAFCAPGARAEEPAASFSQPGSMGLDKNTVHDQEHIMEHLEGVINKPEAEMSPQELQLHYFKMHDYDGNNLLDGLELSTAITHVHKEANLCTELTLRRTGTFPIKEE; encoded by the exons ATGGGCGGGCGGCAGGGAGCGCGCGTGCGCAAGGCAGGTCGTGGGGGGGCGGGGCGAAGCCGAGGAAGAGCGTTCTGGGGACGGGGGCTGGTGAGGCTCACGTTGGAGGGCTTCGCGTCTGCTTCGGAGACCGTAAGG ATATTGATGACCATGAGATCCCTGCTCAGAACCCCCTTCCTGTGTGGCCTGCTCTGGGCCTTTTGTGCCCCAGGCGCCAGGGCTGAGGAGCCTGCAGCCAGTTTCTCCCAACCCGGCAGCATGGGCCTGGATAAGAACACAGTGCACGACCAAGA GCATATCATGGAGCATCTAGAAGGTGTCATCAACAAACCAGAGGCGGAGATGTCACCACAAGAATTGCAGCTCCATTACTTCAAAATGCATGATTATGATGGCAATAATTTGCTTGATGGCTTAGAACTCTCCACAGCCATCACTCATGTCCATAAGGAG GCAAATTTGTGCACAGAGCTGACCCTCAGGAGGACTGGCACTTTTCCAATTAAAGAAGAATGA
- the MCFD2 gene encoding multiple coagulation factor deficiency protein 2 homolog precursor has protein sequence MTMRSLLRTPFLCGLLWAFCAPGARAEEPAASFSQPGSMGLDKNTVHDQEHIMEHLEGVINKPEAEMSPQELQLHYFKMHDYDGNNLLDGLELSTAITHVHKEEGSEQAPLMSEDELINIIDGVLRDDDKNNDGYIDYAEFAKSLQ, from the exons ATGACCATGAGATCCCTGCTCAGAACCCCCTTCCTGTGTGGCCTGCTCTGGGCCTTTTGTGCCCCAGGCGCCAGGGCTGAGGAGCCTGCAGCCAGTTTCTCCCAACCCGGCAGCATGGGCCTGGATAAGAACACAGTGCACGACCAAGA GCATATCATGGAGCATCTAGAAGGTGTCATCAACAAACCAGAGGCGGAGATGTCACCACAAGAATTGCAGCTCCATTACTTCAAAATGCATGATTATGATGGCAATAATTTGCTTGATGGCTTAGAACTCTCCACAGCCATCACTCATGTCCATAAGGAG GAAGGGAGTGAACAGGCACCACTAATGAGCGAAGATGAACTGATTAACATAATAGATGGTGTTTTGAGAGATGATGACAAGAACAATGATGGATACATTGACTATGCTGAATTTGCAAAATCACTGCAGTAG
- the MCFD2 gene encoding multiple coagulation factor deficiency protein 2 homolog isoform X1 — MGGRQGARVRKAGRGGAGRSRGRAFWGRGLVRLTLEGFASASETVRILMTMRSLLRTPFLCGLLWAFCAPGARAEEPAASFSQPGSMGLDKNTVHDQEHIMEHLEGVINKPEAEMSPQELQLHYFKMHDYDGNNLLDGLELSTAITHVHKEEGSEQAPLMSEDELINIIDGVLRDDDKNNDGYIDYAEFAKSLQ; from the exons ATGGGCGGGCGGCAGGGAGCGCGCGTGCGCAAGGCAGGTCGTGGGGGGGCGGGGCGAAGCCGAGGAAGAGCGTTCTGGGGACGGGGGCTGGTGAGGCTCACGTTGGAGGGCTTCGCGTCTGCTTCGGAGACCGTAAGG ATATTGATGACCATGAGATCCCTGCTCAGAACCCCCTTCCTGTGTGGCCTGCTCTGGGCCTTTTGTGCCCCAGGCGCCAGGGCTGAGGAGCCTGCAGCCAGTTTCTCCCAACCCGGCAGCATGGGCCTGGATAAGAACACAGTGCACGACCAAGA GCATATCATGGAGCATCTAGAAGGTGTCATCAACAAACCAGAGGCGGAGATGTCACCACAAGAATTGCAGCTCCATTACTTCAAAATGCATGATTATGATGGCAATAATTTGCTTGATGGCTTAGAACTCTCCACAGCCATCACTCATGTCCATAAGGAG GAAGGGAGTGAACAGGCACCACTAATGAGCGAAGATGAACTGATTAACATAATAGATGGTGTTTTGAGAGATGATGACAAGAACAATGATGGATACATTGACTATGCTGAATTTGCAAAATCACTGCAGTAG
- the MCFD2 gene encoding multiple coagulation factor deficiency protein 2 homolog isoform X2, with product MHIMEHLEGVINKPEAEMSPQELQLHYFKMHDYDGNNLLDGLELSTAITHVHKEEGSEQAPLMSEDELINIIDGVLRDDDKNNDGYIDYAEFAKSLQ from the exons AT GCATATCATGGAGCATCTAGAAGGTGTCATCAACAAACCAGAGGCGGAGATGTCACCACAAGAATTGCAGCTCCATTACTTCAAAATGCATGATTATGATGGCAATAATTTGCTTGATGGCTTAGAACTCTCCACAGCCATCACTCATGTCCATAAGGAG GAAGGGAGTGAACAGGCACCACTAATGAGCGAAGATGAACTGATTAACATAATAGATGGTGTTTTGAGAGATGATGACAAGAACAATGATGGATACATTGACTATGCTGAATTTGCAAAATCACTGCAGTAG